Proteins from one Impatiens glandulifera chromosome 2, dImpGla2.1, whole genome shotgun sequence genomic window:
- the LOC124924144 gene encoding CASP-like protein 4C1 — translation MRSPQSRRNGETPSPRPRIQVSPPHFHSTVSEQKLRRFNMLILIFRLGSFCFTVAAAIFMVVNPRGSNSPRWYDYGSFRYVLAANGIVAVYSLVEMAAAVWEISTGVTIFPEIFQVWFDFSHDQVFAYLLLSASSTGAGFARTLRTTGTCTGSNAFCVQTAISVALGFIGFAFVGLSSLLSGFRVACFIVKGSRFHI, via the exons ATGCGGTCTCCACAGTCGCGCCGGAACGGGGAGACACCGTCGCCTCGTCCACGAATCCAAGTTTCCCCACCTCACTTCCACTCCACAGTCTCGGAGCAGAAACTCAGGCGATTCAATATGCTCATACTTATTTTCCGGCTTGGCTCTTTCTGTTTCACCGTCGCCGCCGCTATATTCATGGTCGTAAACCCTAGAGGCTCCAATTCACCTCGCTGGTACGATTACGGCTCATTCAG ATATGTCCTCGCTGCGAATGGCATAGTAGCAGTGTATTCATTGGTGGAAATGGCGGCCGCCGTTTGGGAAATTTCCACCGGCGTCACGATTTTTCCCGAGATTTTTCAAGTTTGGTTCGATTTCAGCCATGATCAG GTTTTTGCGTACCTGTTGCTGTCGGCATCATCGACGGGGGCTGGGTTTGCCCGGACGCTGAGGACGACGGGCACGTGTACGGGTAGCAACGCGTTTTGCGTGCAGACGGCTATATCTGTAGCTTTGGGATTTATCGGGTTTGCGTTTGTGGGTCTGTCGTCGTTGCTTTCGGGTTTCCGGGTGGCCTGTTTCATAGTCAAGGGCTCTCGATTTCACATCTGA